GCAAGGTGTGATGCAAAACCCCGAGTAGCAGTGCATGTTAACAGCTCAGCAAACTGGCAGAAAGGTGGTTTTCTAACAGCAGCTGGAATGGTTTGCATTTACAGCCAGTTTCACTACATCTCTTGTGTTTCACAGGAGAAGATCGCCCTCCAGAGGAAAGCAGTAGAAATGGAGGCTGAGCTGAAGGTAGAGTTCACTTCTACTGACGTTCCTGttcctgtttttactttatttgggGTTGATTAGACAGAAACTAgtatatttatgaaaaacagCTGGGTTGATTTACAGTTCCATCACATCACAGGAGCTATGGGCCTCTGGACTTTATAATACATGCACAGAATATCAAGTATTTCTTAATGTCACAGTTGTAATAATCAACACAAGCTCATCTCACATGAGTTAATTTGGAAGCTGCACAGCAGATACACCCTGATAAAGTCAAAGACAGCATCGATTTGGATTTCagctttaaagttttaaataacttttttgaACAAGTCAGTTTGAAGGCGTAAatgcatgatttgtttttagtcAAACTGGCATCAGACCGAATGAAAGAAGTGGATGTATTCCAGATAATTTGAATGTAACctgaaaaaattatatattaagTGAAACGTagaatttacaaaaacatgaatTGTATAGATCAAAGTAAGAGTTTGTGAAAGCGGACGTGCTTGCTTGGTTtactaaattttaatttaaaaaagggaaatttattttatttccttctttgtTATGGTTCCATATCTTAATgatgagacagaaaacaaattaaatgtccTCTCCTCCTTTCATTACAAATGCACACAAGTCAAAACTTGTGCTACCTAATAAACACAATTTGAAGGCAGCTGTATCAGTTACATGATGTTTCTTTTAGTGGTACACGCACCATTACAGCGTTTCACTACTTCTATACTTTGATACACGCTTTGGTATTGATTGATCCGAAACTAGTAGTCATTAACGAGAAAAACTTTAGATGTTCATAGACCAGAAAAGTCTTTCAAAAGATGTTTCAAATGTTTGTAGGTTCTGGAAGACCTCAAAGCAGACAACCAGAGGCTGAAGGATGAGAACGCTGCTCTCATTCGAGTCATCAGCAAGCTCTCTCGATGAACCTGGAAAAACATGGAGACAAAAGGTATTACAGGATTTAAAAGACGGAAACCAGAAAGACACAGCGTCTCCTGGAGCAACATACACATTTCAGAGTTGTTTCCTGCATTTTTGGACCTTTATGTTCGGCAGATCTACTGTATAACAAGCTGAACTGCACCCCCTGTGGACCGACAGGATGTCCCTGTTCACATCTACTTTTATATTAAGTTTTTAATggtgtatttttttaactggaATATTTTAATGCGCTTTGCTTCAGTGATTCTTTGTATAAAATCTGTGTTAAGAGACTTGAAGCCATGCACAAAGAGGGCTCGCAGTAATGTTAGTTTTATTGTCTTCTGAAAGggtggagttaaaaaaaaaaagccagtcaGGTGTGTGAGGTGGttccacacacaaaaaaagacttaaatgtgccaaaataaaaggaaaaaaaaagcccgTTTTGCACATGCTTTGGGTAAAACTCCAACGGTCAGTGTTTTTTCTCAGGATGAGTGTTGGTTTGATGCTTTCTGTCTTTAGCCAGCTGCTGTAAAATGGGCCAAACCTGCATGTTCATCTCTCCTCACTGAATGTGTATTTCACATACATGTTGACGTACAAGGACCACCTGTGGGACGAAGTGATGGGAAGGAGTTGTGGGTGCTAATCGATCATGTTCAGAGAAACGGATAAAATGTTTGTTACAAATGTGAGCTCTGGAGGGTTTGTGGATTACACATAACTTCAGTAGTGTACAGCAGTAGTTTATACTTTTGCTATATTGACTGGATGCTTCTAAAGCTGCGACCCCTCAAAGTATTGACCTTGTGATGGATGGCTGTAGTCTTAACAGACAAGCCAGACAGTTCATCCTCTTAATGTTTACTTCATTATGACAAAGAAATGCATGTCAAACTGTATTTTGATGCTGTGCCTTTGGATATACATTTGTAAGTAATATTTCTATTTTGCTTTGGCAGTGTACACTGTTGAGTATAAAATACAACATGGAGCACGAAGGATTAAGAATCTGTTACTTTTGTCTGAcgtttgaccttttttttgtgaaaatgtttgagCCAACTTCCacctaaatattttaatcagacGAGCTGATGCCTTCTGCGGTCAGTACAATTGTTTTaagtatgtatacatatacacatactgTGTAACAGCCTTGAAACAccttttactttatatttttcaagggaaacaggaagtggatgtgATCATTTTTGGAATGTGCAAATGGAAATGCATCATTTTAGGTTTAAAAACTGTACCTGCTTAAAAGTCcatatttggtctgagcagcttcaTTCTTCAACACTCTGAACCTTCTTAAGCTTTCTgccatttctttaagtagtcttcaggaatagttctccagtcTCATTGAAGGTCTTTCCGAagttcttctttggatgtttcagccttttgttctgttctctgtccacaTGATGCCACACTGCCTCAGTCATGTTGAGGACCAGGATCTGGGGAGGCtttactggattttttttcttcaggacatcacGTTCAGATCCTGTTTGTCTGCTATAGAAAGTATCATAATggtaaatgttttagttttagctCACCAAGTTTTGCTGTAAAATATAAGGCTGCACAAACACCATGTTAGAGGCCAAGTTGAGCAAAATCTTTATTGACAAAGAAGAGCAACAACAAATAATGATAGGATATACAACCCCACCAGCATGCCAGCATTTTCATAGAAACTGTACAACGTGAAGGAATGTATGGCGCAGGAATACAAACCTATTAGAAGAATCATACATCCATGTGTTCTGGTACAGTACGAgttgatttaaatttaatgttagtGGTGagtttttaaaacccttctgtgTTCATTCAACACAAAGCGTCTTTCTCTGGTAGTGTCACTGTTTAGAGTTGGTCTGGGCCGGTCACATCTTCACTACCAGCGCCAGTCTGGATGAGCCCAGACACCGCCGAggtctccagcagcagcaggcggTGCCTGGCTCAGCCTCCTGTGCTCTCTCTGGTTCTACTCCTCCACACCTGGGATCTCCTGACTGCAGACTACATGAAGCAATGTTGGGGAATGATGTACGTTAAGGCAAAGggaacaaaaactttttttctttttaaactccACGTTATCATAGTTTGGTGCTAAGGCCTCGTGGCTGACCGGAGCAAGACTACCAATACTGAATTCAACTGTTTTTAATACCCCCCTAACAAATTCTGTCTAAACATTCAGTCCCCTCCAATTACAAGAATGTTTAAATCTGGGGGCCAGTGGGCATGTGCAGAGCAACCTGTAGCAAGAGTAAGCCCATCATTTACGGACAACCTGACAAGTGCTGCTCGTACACACAAGGCAAGTTAATTAGACACCGATAACTTTAGACATAAGGCAGCTGTTTTTCTACTCAACACTCCCTTGTTGGCTTTGGCCTCATTCCCTGTCTTAAGGGGAGTGGGTGGATACAGGGGGGGGGGCGCTACAAAGCAGCTCCGCATTAACTTGTTACAAGGCAGATATCGGTTATTATATCAAAAGACAGCAAGCAAAGGAATGATATAGTGAGTGGGGGAGGGATTGGGGGTGGATGCGGTGGGGTTTGCTATGAACACAACAGCTGATTAACATGTGAATACAGTCACATTACACAACCATTGATACaattgtatatataaaaaaaggcaaacaaaaCTTGATTGTACAGTTGCTTTTCCACATGTACTTCATACTGAAAGAGGAAGACACCATTCTGGACGGGGGGTGGAAGGTGGGGTTAATCTCTTCAAGCAGCAAAGAAGGGAAAGGGGGGCTGGGGTGCTACATGGCACAGCTTGGTGGAGGGGGCAGGAATGTCAGGTGAGAGAGCAATGAGACGTTGTGCgggtggaggagggaggggtATGGACGGACGCATGGGGGTGGGGTGCTACCACTGTTGACAAAGTGGGGAGTACGCCTGGGCGTTAAGACAGTGAGGCAGGAACTAAGGCATGAGAGCATGAAATGCACAgcaatgtaaaaacaaagaaggcAGAAACGGTGGACACAGGATGAGGATGGGAGGAGGGAAGAGGGAGGGGGGGTGAGGGATTTTGGAAGCCCTCACTTCCCCATCCCCACtcctctaaaaaacaaaaacacaaacaaaaaaaaaaaaaggcctcttTTAGTCATCCCAGTCTTTCTTGATGTTGAGGTTCCACTCCCAGGACAGGTGGTCGTGCTTATCATCGTCAGTAAACTTGGATTTGATGATGTAGTTGCCCCGGGCCAGCATGCCTTTAGGAGCCTCCTCTGTCGTGGTCAGGAAGTCGTATTCAGAAGGACGAGGCCCGTAGCTGCCCACCATGTAGTCTGATTTATCAACTGTCAACAAATCAGAAAGAGTGCCTTAGGCTGCAAGGTAAAGACACCATCTGTATGCCATAGATCTACGGACTGTCCTTTACTTGCATCTGAAGTTAGAGAGGTTTGCTGTGATAAATCAAAGGTGAGAAACTTTCCTTGATGAGCTCGTGGTACAgcaggacaaagaaaaacatgtaaagcaTAAAATAGCAAAGTAAGAAACTGAAATTGAAGGAATGGGATGGTTTGACTGCGGAATGTGTGTCAAACTGTAGCTACAAGACAGCTGGTGAGTCTCAAAGGATGCAACCTTTTTAAGCTAGGAGGAACTCATTTCCCTGCATATTCAAACACAATGTAATACCAAAGATACACAGAAGCAtctttaaatgcaaataaaaaaacttaagGCATTTGGGAGGATTGGATGATGTGAAAACTAATAAATGCAGCCTCCACTTTAAGAATCACCAACTGTTTTCTAAGCAGTACACTGAAGGACGAGGACCACATTTAGGTTCCAAACTAGCAAATATGAGTTTAAGGGATGATTAGCAAACTAGTCCACAAACTAACAGCTCATTTAGCGAAGCATCAGCTGTTCAGTTGACTGAACAGCTGCCGTTTTTCCACTCAAGAGGGAAAAATCTAAAGATGTTCAGACCACAGGCCCCTTTTCACACTTCTTCCTTTGAGTGGATCCCGCGGcttcaggtgcagcgatgactgcactacaggtaactacttaaTTGTGTACATGTATACGGTCTTtttctatggtccttttaaggtgttacttatcccaaacagtgcTTTAGCTCCATTTAAACAAAGCAGGACCTGCAGTTTTAGAGCAACTAATTTGTCCATTGAGAGACCACAGTAAAATTTGTGGTAtaaaacatggcagctgccGTGTATGTAGATCCACGGCAAACAGATATAAGCGGCTCattctttagttattttagtaaagtgactAGATACcaatagcagcttttaatgatATTAAATTCTTGTCATTGATCTTTGActttgttacatgctgcacctttaaagtcTGAACAACAAAAAGTGATATTTCAGccttttaaagtgtttattttctctACATTTGCATTAGTGTTGTTCACCTCAGCTCTCACTGCTTTGTCTGTAAACATGCAGctgtttaaattttgtttaaagaCAATATGAGTCCAGACTTCACTGAGCTTAAATGTGAATCACATCAAGTGTGCCTACTGGTGGTGCAAATGCCAAAAGCCTTTGAAGGTATGCAATGATCTGAAAAGGCTCCCTGAGGGTTGTCACCATCAGGGAGCCCCAGAACCATTTGGTTCTGAAAGCAACTGTTGAGCTGGACAGGATCAGCTACGGTTTGTGAAGATCAAGAGGTGGTGTTAACTCACTCTTCATTCCTTTCCTGAACGTCTGCTGCACGTACTTCAGTCCCGAAACAATCTCCCTGTTCACCTGAGGACACAAGCATCATTGCAGACGTTTGGTaccaaaaagacaaacagatttttttttattgtattttgattttaatgaCAAGTTTTAGAGAAGAAAATCCTTTGATAAAGGTCTACAACTtcataaaaatctaataaaatattctgtttgtaTTAAATCGGTTTTCAGAAGATAAACATGTTGATATTTCATTTGTATGACTACAAATACACAATGTGAACAGAAACATATACAATATAAAGCTTTAGAGCTGGATTGATGTTGGGTTTTTTGTGACAGGATGCAGATAAAGTATAGTAGAATagaaatgtattcatttatttttacacattttttttttgccatttcatGTTTCTCCTCAGAGCCCTCATCAGACTCTGCTCTACTGCCGGTGAAATGACCATTTCATTTTAAGTTGATTCTGTCTCCATTATTTCTAGAAGTGACTGGACTGAACAATGCCCCTGATATCAGAGTTTGGAAAACACAATCAATTCCATTTTCATTAGCAACCGTTAACAAAAACATACTCATACCTTGAATATTAAAGAGACATTAGCTCTCACCTTAAAGCtgatctttattttatattctacTCCCTCCTTTAGCACAAAGGCCTGCTTCTTAAAGGCTTCCAGGTCACCTGTTTGAGACAAAAAACGGAAAAAAGATACCACATCAATATTTGGTTCATTACAGCCACACAGAAACCATCACCATGAGAATCCAGGACAAGAATCAacaatacaatttattttattgtcaatAAATCGCTTATATTTACCCATATTGATCTCCTAGGTGATTGGCCATTTGGTGGTTTGAGGACAACACTTCAAACTTATAGTATGATCTTTAAAACATAATCCAAACCACACAGGAAGACTTTCTGCCAGTTCCAGTCCTGAACTGGAAGACAGTAATTAAAGCATCCTCCATCATGGTGACCTCCTGTTGAGCGTCACTGTAGTTCCCAGGCTCCTGATTTAACTGGAAGCCTGCACGTGTATGCcatcttttaaaatctgagCTCACATGGGCCTGCTTTACAGAGGCTTTCcgttttgtttttactggaaTTGATACAAACCAATGACTAAGTTAGTATGACTCATGCTCAGCAGGCTTTCACTGTGACCTCAAAGCTACAAGAAAAACTACATATAGCTGCCAGCAGAGGAGGCCGGTAGCTCTGCTAGAAACTGTAGCTAGTTGCTGGTAAGTTATaaagctattttattttttatttgtggaaaatCAACCTCTGTAGGACAAATGACCATTTTCACAAAAACATCTAAAGATGTGCAGATACATCTGGATGTTCAGATATTTCACTTACGTTTAGCCAACACAGTAAAAGTTTCTGCTTTAACTATTACAACTTTGAAGACCActgtttaatcttattttagtttttattctacCTTTCTACGTCTGCATGATCCCAGGAAGAGGACTTTTCATTTTCAGGGGATTTTCTTCAATCTATCAGTATAATTTTCCAAATCcgcaaaagtttattttttaaaaaggtaattttctatgttaaagaaacactgagtgattttcatttaaaggaAACATGTTTCTCCTTCAAGCAGCAAGACAACAACTGCAATTCATTTACTAAACTTAAGCATCCCACATGGGTGTTTGCTGGTGTTTGGTTTCCAGACATTTTCTACCTTCACAGGAGTTCAGTTGAGGATAAACTCAAGCTGAACATAGACTCTCCGGTCTATGTGGGATTCTCATACAGAATTACTGTAAAAGGAAATCTAATAGCTGACAATGACAGTCagcattgttttatttactgaGTAGTGATAATCAGATGAGAAAGTCAGAAaagctgcagtgatgcagaaaaaggaAGATGGGACAGAATGTTCTGGCCCGCTTCAAATCAAGGACAGCTGAAACCGAAGCAGCTCCAGAAATGAGTCGAATGTCACAAGAATAACTTAAGTTTTTATGGTtgcaagcaaaataaaaaacaatgtaacttatgtattttttctgtgCATAAAGAACTCTACGAATAAGTGTTTACGGAAGCTCAGCACAGGTTTGAGGAGGTGATGCTGCTCATGTGCTGATGGCACTTTAAATAACATGTTACTCATTTTGACTGTTTCACTTGACCTCAAACTTAAATATTTGGATGCATTAAGCCTCCTTTTAGCTTGATGCACATATGTGGGCATCCATTTTTAGTGAgttataattgtttttctttaagctaCAAAAAGATTTCAGAAGAATGAGTAGAAGAGACTCACCTAGCAGGTCCAGGACCAGTGGGTTCGGGGCAGTCTCACAGATTAGAGACATCCGGGTCACCTGGACATTGGGAACACTGGGATCTGACAAGAGgttaaagaaaatagaaaaaaatataaattaggTAAGTCcaatgactgaaacaaaatacGTACAGAAGAAGAATTAACCTGCTAAACTACAGACAAAGATCATACAacataaaaatagtaaaaggacTTAAAAAGGTCTTAGTTCTCCCTACACCATTTTCTGGAACGACAAGGATTCAAAGATATGTATGTAGGAAATTTTAATTAtgctattttttattgtgttattgAGTATGAACTTGTATTTCATTTATGGTAATTTCGTGTCttaaatttttttccccactttgttttcttatgttAGAAGAATATACCATTTACCTTAACTAATAAACTAGATCACCTTTAACATGGATATTCCtcacagctttatttgtatatcatatagatggacataaaaaaaaaaaaaaaaaaaaaaaaaatatatatatatatatatatatatatatatatacacacatacacacacactggaagccctgaggtcaaggtgggaaacacgaaggtggtagagaataaccgagctaagatcctgtgggacttccagatccagaccgacaagaAGAGTGCAGtactaggaacagcaaagatactgtgcagaaccctcaagctcccaggcctctggtagaggacccgagcttggatggatgagagaccacccacggagggcgaggggacaattttatgtgtgtgtgtgtgtgtgtatgtatatatatatatatatatatatatatatatatatatatatatatatatatatatatatatatatatatatatatataatataaattttctataaaaaaaaaaaaacacctgtatcattttcttgtcctttttatcactgaggcaaacttggtaattacaatgtatgtatatatactatatcaaatgcatttattcttcatacgtggcagagtattggtgacttactaatgtccaatgaagttgctaatgtacgatccacacccatgcatacatttaaaaacaggctttaaatatgtgtcctctgtagtggacacCATGCATCAAAGGGCTTTTCCAGCCATGTGTAACACTCCCTGTACTGCCACCTGCTGATGATAACAAACACACTTTGTTATACACACTGAACCAGGTCATCGAAATACAATTAATGCACATTTtctatgattaaaaacaaaacaatttttttttatttttaaccttctATCATAACAAATCAGTCGTTTTGATTAAACCACAAGTCTTGTTCTACACGTTCCcaagctgcattcagagctGGATAAAATGAGTTTTTGCCTTTTACGCTCTTAAAGTATAAacggagataaaaaaaaaatcttccttttttttaaataagtgaaTTGGAAGCTGTTTGATATGTGTCTCATGCTACCATCTTGACAAGGACACCCTGAAAGTAGAGATCCTGTTCTGTATGTTAGTTGTTTCCTGGTTCCATTTaggacaaataaaaactacaataaacaaaaacaaacaaaaaaaacagtttgacaGCTGGATGGAAACACAGCTACAGCCTCTGCTGCTGTGCCTTCACAGACTTCTGTGGAAGAAGCAGCAGCATAAATGAGGTCAAATATGGTAAATATTTAGCacagtttttactttaatttcacCCGGATGCTGTGAAAAGGCACTTGGGAGTTTCAGCATAGTttactgcagttttatttatgtaataacGCCATCTGTTGGATTCCTTCTGGCCATGTGCTAAGTTGAGGCCAATTTAAGATCATCACCAAAAATATAAGATGATTAGTACACAGTTCAGACCTGGGCAGTCCTGGCTAGAACAAGAGTACTCATTCAGACATTAAGCCACTAGattcaaatcattttaatgaaaggaaaagtgttggggggaaaaaaaagacgaTTCAAGATTTCTTTATTTGCCTCCCTGGGGAGAAATTTGGCTCGGTTGATGATACATTTCCAGACTTTAAATTTTAGATGCAGAGTTTTTTCTACGTGACTTAATTTTTGTCTGTGATGCCATTTTCAGGGTTAAAGTTATTTATCAGTGAAGGCTCAGTACATCTGAAAGAGGGCTTCATATGATCTGTAACTAGCAGCTGTTCCAGTTTGTGAGCTCTGGAGAGCTGAATGTAGGACAGTTCTGCTGTAGCTGAGACAGTCTTTGTGTTAATTACACTTCAGTTTATTCTCATTCCCAATGAAGGAAATTGTTCTTTTTGATCAGAAACAACTGATTTTTTAGAGCTTCATCATACAAGTGGACAGCAGGTCTCAGTGTCTCATGAATGAATGTAGTTCAGTTAAGTTTAGTCAAACCCCTCTAGCAGCCTTATTTAATCTCTGAcattaaaataagacacaactcaaacaaacacagattaaCTAACATATGAAGAGGCCAGTGTGAGGGAATGCATAATGTTTCCCTGTGATGTATCTGTTATTTGATTCTCATTCCTGCTTTGGCTGCATGCTACAATTTACCAACATCAAGATTCAGATCGATCCCAGACTGGGAAAGTGTTATAGCAGCGTTATAGAGTAAGAGAGAGAATGAgaataaaattcaaataaataataaaaactgttataataataataatgataatgataataataataataataataataataataataataataataatattgacgCAATTGACACTGCAGTCAATTGTGCTGCTAAATTCAAGCTGCGAAGGACAACTCATTTGGCTTTGTATGTATTAGTGCTTTCAGGCAGACAtggctctggtcctggttccaACTCTGTTCTGGAGTCTAAGAACCTTGGTGCTTTCTGGAAAACGGGCCATGTTctcaccagtttaaccagaatcAAAGTGGGATTATGTAGAAGACAACAAAGTGCTTGAAGAGTTGGTCATGGGGTTGATGGTTAAGTCATCAGACTCCATAATAACCAACGGTTTTCAATCAAATATTATTCCTCCTTTGGTAGAAACAGCCTTTAAAGTAATTTACCAAAACCAAACGAGCTAATAACTGATAACACAGAGCTTTTTTGGGTGATGTATCAAATATACTTGATGTATCCAGAGATGCTCTCCACACTTCTCTGTCCAACCAGAAAACTCTATGTGCATGTTGTTTCAGTAGACTTGAAACAACACACTCCGCAGagataaaatcattttaagtcATAATACACCTCAGAAATGACTACAATGACAAGGAGATTCTGACTGTGTGCGCGTTCCCGTGAAGGACATGCAGTTCTTAGTACACCGGAGCAGGAAAGCTCCTCCGGCTGCTGCTCATAGGAGCAGGTTTCTTCACACACGGTGTAAGACGAAGAGATAACGCCGGTCCTTCCTCCCCTCTGCCGTCAGACTATAGTCAGGCTGCTCCCAGCAGAGCTGATCATCCACCCACCCAGAACAGAGCTCCTCGTTGTGAAATATCTGGTCATAATAACtggacatgtttacatttatactCATTTATCTGGTCAATAGCCTGTCACTTTGGACTACTTTCATACATCATGGCATTTctttgcaaagttttttttttaactgctcttttttcctttgcacTATTATCTTTTATTAGTACATATGTAAATACAGATatgtgtgttattttatttaggttattttggtttaaaaaatggtcataaacaacaaatttaaattaatcaaaatctgcTATCACCCAGattgatttttaaaatcaagaaaattgCAATTAAATACTTTCAGTGGAAGATTTGACCTTTTCTCAAACTCAGGATGGAATTTAGTCCTCCCTAATGCTGATATCTTTGTCAAACAGCTCATTTTCTCCTAAAAACATAAGCGAAAGGGGGATTTAGGATTTATGGTGCTGAAcgtggaaaattaaaaataatatttttttaacaacacacacagatgcttTACATTACCAGCCTCAGTGACCCCAGGGCCAAGCAGAGCTTCTTTATATTTGCGTAAGCTTTCGTCATCCTTATCCAGCTCTTGGATCTCCTTCACAGACTTCTGGGCAGGTGGCTTGTAGTTGACGGGCTCTGGCTCTTCATTTTCGGCAGCAATGGCTGCAAGCTGCTCTGGAGTCACATCATCCTCAGCCATGTctggacaggaggaggaaaaacGGGTTAATGCCACAGAAACTGGTAAATACACTGTACTTATACAGCGCTTTTCTAGTCattttgaccactcaaagtgcttttacaCAGCAAGTCACATTCCCCCATACAGAAACACTCACAGCATTTTCTAGGAGTTATCAATGAAGACTAAAtgtgactgaaaaataaagctgactggTCCAGTGTGCCACAGTCTGGTCGTACAGAATCATCTGTCTTTATGCTGCTGACGTAACACTACTGTGTGATGTCATCTAACCAGGTTTCTCTAAAATAACATCATCAACACACAGTCACGAACGAGGCGTCATGCATCTCATGATACAGAATCTCTCCTGGAGGGTAAGAGGAAAGCCTTGCAGGCCTACAAAAATATTTAGGTCATGGAAAAGGGGCTGCGCTCCattcaaatgacaaaaaatgagGGATGAAtatcatatatacacacacatctatCTCGCTCACATatatattacattaaaaaacacatactCAGGAACTCAGGACTCGAGAACAATGATCAAGTTAAACCACTGCCAGGACAATTAATTTCACAGAAAATAACTTTGTTCTTTATGTTTCCCAATAGAACAGTCATCTCCTGTTCAGGAGGTTAATGCTGGAAATATTTCCTTCACTAAAACAAAGTGAGTAACAAAAGCAGGAAGCGCTCTGCTTGCGCCAAGAGTCTTGACATTCATACTGAGGCCATCCCACCCGCAGCACAACAAGCACGCAACAGGCCACAAACCCACTGGTGAGACTGAAAGAATCCAGCACAAACCTTTGAATAGGAAGAATCTGTGTCCACCTTAATGCTGGTCGTTAATATTTAACTTTAGCTTAGACACTTAATGCAGTAAAGACAAGCTAAAGGAACATTGTGAGAGATATTGAGGACAGTTTTGTTAACATTACCAGTTCACATTTATATGGAAAAAACCAGCACAGCTAAACTGTTTTTACTATTATAAACTATTTTGCTGAATTAAATCTTCACAGGTGTTTCGGATATGCAGGTATATTGGTAAACTGGTTAAATGACTCCACAGAGCAATTTATTCTGGTG
The Melanotaenia boesemani isolate fMelBoe1 chromosome 4, fMelBoe1.pri, whole genome shotgun sequence genome window above contains:
- the LOC121637722 gene encoding rho GDP-dissociation inhibitor 1-like produces the protein MAEDDVTPEQLAAIAAENEEPEPVNYKPPAQKSVKEIQELDKDDESLRKYKEALLGPGVTEADPSVPNVQVTRMSLICETAPNPLVLDLLGDLEAFKKQAFVLKEGVEYKIKISFKVNREIVSGLKYVQQTFRKGMKIDKSDYMVGSYGPRPSEYDFLTTTEEAPKGMLARGNYIIKSKFTDDDKHDHLSWEWNLNIKKDWDD